From Elaeis guineensis isolate ETL-2024a chromosome 16, EG11, whole genome shotgun sequence, a single genomic window includes:
- the LOC105059529 gene encoding uncharacterized protein gives MEKVGCGQAGAVLKKGKKKQAKDEVDRLKQAEKKRRRLEKALATSAAIRSELEKKKQKKKEEQQRLDEEGAAIAEAVALHVLLGEDKDESCHFMLNNNKRYNPGDYSCNFDLFMGHQGFAKYSVEGLGWATDAYGPAWKWNNWVLEQSPPAAVHARYLQTPYHEETCQRADLSAGQIAAQAVSSLQIAEDSYNEQFAGQGVATVVINRMLGGSNMGNKVNFYR, from the coding sequence ATGGAGAAAGTCGGATGTGGTCAAGCAGGTGCAGTCctgaagaaagggaagaaaaagcaGGCCAAAGATGAGGTGGATCGGCTCAAGCAAGCTGAGAAGAAAAGGAGGCGCTTAGAGAAAGCACTGGCAACCTCAGCAGCCATACGCTCTGAGTTGGAGAAGAAAAaacagaagaagaaagaagaacagCAGCGGCTTGATGAGGAAGGTGCTGCAATAGCTGAGGCTGTTGCCCTTCATGTCCTTCTAGGGGAAGATAAAGATGAATCCTGTCATTTCATGTTGAACAATAATAAAAGATATAATCCTGGGGATTACTCGTGCAATTTTGACCTTTTTATGGGTCATCAGGGTTTTGCAAAATATTCTGTCGAGGGActgggatgggccactgatgcaTATGGGCCGGCATGGAAGTGGAATAATTGGGTTCTTGAACAGTCGCCGCCTGCTGCGGTGCACGCAAGATATCTCCAAACACCGTACCATGAGGAGACATGTCAAAGAGCAGATCTATCTGCGGGGCAAATAGCGGCACAGGCAGTCTCATCACTTCAAATTGCAGAGGATTCATACAATGAACAATTTGCTGGTCAAGGAGTGGCAACTGTTGTCATCAATAGGATGCTGGGAGGCAGCAACATGGGTAACAAAGTTAATTTTTACAGGTAG